One genomic segment of Virgibacillus doumboii includes these proteins:
- the yhaM gene encoding 3'-5' exoribonuclease YhaM: MKKGIGHHSIGDAFDSFVLIKESSRGVASNGKPFLTLILRDATGEIDAKLWDISKEDEEVFVAEQIVKLAGEVNQFRGKPQLKIFSLRPAQPTDGVKVDDFVEKAPIEKEVLMEKLTEAIFEMKNPALQRITRAFIKKYQEALLTYPAATKNHHEYVSGLAHHVVSMISLAKELHKLYPELNKDLLYAGIILHDLGKLKELSGVVTTSYTLEGKLLGHIPMMVEEIGHMAKELQIEGEEVLILQHLVLSHHGKAEWGSPKPPLVREAELLHLIDLIDAKMNMLNRSLAKVKPGEFTERMFAMDNRAFYKPLFEEN; encoded by the coding sequence ATGAAAAAAGGAATAGGACATCACAGTATTGGTGATGCATTTGACAGTTTCGTTCTGATAAAAGAATCCTCGCGAGGAGTTGCAAGTAACGGCAAACCATTTTTGACGCTTATCCTGCGTGATGCAACAGGCGAAATTGATGCTAAACTTTGGGACATCTCAAAAGAAGATGAAGAAGTTTTTGTTGCAGAACAAATTGTGAAACTCGCTGGGGAAGTCAATCAGTTCAGAGGTAAACCACAGCTTAAAATCTTTTCCTTACGACCGGCACAACCAACAGATGGTGTCAAAGTAGATGATTTTGTCGAAAAAGCGCCGATTGAGAAAGAAGTTCTGATGGAAAAACTGACGGAAGCTATTTTTGAGATGAAAAATCCGGCATTGCAGCGAATTACCAGGGCTTTTATTAAAAAATACCAGGAAGCATTACTTACATATCCTGCTGCAACAAAAAATCACCATGAATATGTTTCTGGTTTGGCACATCATGTTGTCAGCATGATTTCATTGGCGAAAGAACTGCACAAATTATACCCCGAATTAAATAAAGATTTGCTATATGCGGGAATTATTCTGCATGACCTCGGTAAATTGAAGGAATTATCCGGTGTTGTTACCACGTCGTATACGCTGGAAGGAAAACTGCTTGGACATATTCCGATGATGGTCGAAGAAATCGGTCACATGGCCAAGGAACTGCAAATTGAAGGTGAAGAAGTTTTAATCCTGCAGCATCTTGTGTTAAGCCACCATGGAAAAGCAGAGTGGGGAAGTCCGAAACCACCGCTGGTCCGGGAGGCGGAGTTACTGCACTTGATTGATTTAATCGATGCAAAAATGAATATGCTGAACCGTTCGTTAGCTAAGGTTAAGCCCGGAGAGTTTACGGAGCGGATGTTTGCGATGGATAACAGGGCATTTTACAAACCGCTATTCGAAGAGAACTGA
- a CDS encoding GbsR/MarR family transcriptional regulator codes for MPKENTPSDEERHEEIIEKFIQVIAKNMNLYGITSSVGRLYGVLYFSDNPMTLDDMRDALEMSKTSMSTGVRALSDMKMVDSTFKRGIRKDLYESEEDWYKSFTSLFGNRWRHHTEKNIEEADEAIADLEKIAQQSNDDSLKGKIQHDIERLRYAQNYYEWLMQFIQVIESGKIFDYIPKNDDERQ; via the coding sequence TTGCCTAAAGAAAATACACCAAGTGACGAAGAAAGACATGAAGAAATAATCGAAAAATTTATCCAGGTAATCGCTAAAAACATGAATTTGTACGGCATTACTTCCTCTGTAGGCCGATTGTACGGTGTACTGTACTTTTCCGATAATCCAATGACGCTTGATGATATGCGTGATGCCCTGGAAATGAGTAAAACCAGTATGTCGACCGGTGTTCGTGCATTGTCAGACATGAAAATGGTCGACTCGACATTTAAACGGGGTATTCGTAAAGATTTGTATGAATCAGAAGAAGATTGGTACAAGTCATTTACATCATTATTCGGAAATCGCTGGCGTCATCACACAGAAAAAAACATCGAAGAAGCTGATGAGGCAATAGCAGATTTGGAAAAGATCGCACAGCAGTCGAATGATGATTCTTTAAAAGGAAAAATTCAGCATGATATTGAACGTCTCAGATACGCACAGAATTATTATGAGTGGCTTATGCAATTTATTCAGGTAATTGAATCGGGGAAAATCTTTGATTACATTCCAAAGAATGACGATGAAAGACAGTAA
- a CDS encoding ATP-binding protein: MQLKHAAIYGFGKWVDYSIDFSGEAFTGVYGENESGKSIIQLFILFMLFGLPPKKRNFFRPKTSSKMGGRLTVFDANIGEFTIERFDEIRNGAAICSTPDGQTHDEVWLQERLNGMTHATYQSIFSFSAADLMDIRNMKEEELSEVLLGIGMTGSKNIHAIEKQLETKIGDLFKPFGKKPVINQQLDLLDELHTSLQNYRDSEAAYRVKKANSLTLTEMITKKQEELKQERKERYRVEKKQQALPVIKGYQHEIKQLDNYPEHIAFPENGLERLETLNEKLLPLKSELSVLQDNRKKYEEKQDLIRAEMYENPVYKAAEEIISQKQNYLHNEKEMGTVQESIKKLDLQIDTELDQLNIGIAKEDLETINLPFHLEKTWNQLKNDADQLALSKEQLQQEYRQIIRNRDYLNNQQRELNDSLLEENHAEELTKRISDYNQHVYMEKVRQESASQQNKWKKMKEKSEKNAKVWLLTGSIVAILLGAFAFVQSQPLLLSVSILILAVAVFQSINGRKSFQTIENMLQSEEIADSQITPAEKREAEQLLEINDKKKNELLAVKDRLRSVDIEMLQWNEKNSGFEQKEKRLAEQINSQHEQYPFLQQLEIMYWPELFHTLKNVTKLDRDKKQFEKQYNQLLTYQDAFKEKVVRFFLERNWELPNKSTAETLLVLEELLDDYQKKTTLLEQYEKWIAENEDKQREMKKKMQVYEKEITDLFSIAGSETEDEFIKQGRLLEEKRSHERELAQLNDQLVRILPEEIRQEVLQKEVIPDGELDVHHKQISEQLKLLEKEIDDNRKAFADINAELSNMESSESYSEMLHRYSMEQEQLRKLAEEWSVYKTAKEMLIETKRNYRDKYLGEVIEKTTHYFRTLTDNNYMRIYPPQGNKPFRAETDDGIRYNVNELSQGTVDQLYVSLRLGISEIMSEKHRLPFIIDDAFVHFDSVRTERIIKLLSDISGKQQIILFTCKKDVIGYASDARIIDLSKSSVRIN; the protein is encoded by the coding sequence ATGCAGTTAAAACATGCTGCTATTTATGGATTCGGAAAATGGGTTGATTATTCCATTGATTTTTCCGGGGAAGCATTTACAGGTGTTTACGGAGAAAATGAATCCGGAAAATCAATAATACAGCTGTTTATCCTATTTATGCTCTTTGGTCTGCCTCCCAAAAAACGTAATTTCTTTCGTCCGAAAACAAGCAGTAAAATGGGCGGAAGACTGACAGTGTTTGACGCTAATATTGGTGAGTTTACAATCGAACGGTTTGATGAAATCCGGAATGGAGCGGCGATTTGTTCTACGCCGGATGGTCAGACTCATGATGAAGTGTGGCTGCAGGAACGTTTAAATGGCATGACACACGCAACATATCAATCCATTTTTTCATTTTCTGCTGCGGATTTAATGGATATCAGAAATATGAAGGAAGAGGAACTCAGTGAAGTTTTGCTTGGTATCGGGATGACCGGATCGAAGAATATTCACGCGATTGAAAAGCAACTGGAAACGAAAATCGGTGACCTGTTTAAACCTTTCGGAAAGAAACCGGTTATCAATCAGCAATTGGATTTATTGGATGAGTTGCACACGTCATTACAAAATTATCGGGATTCAGAGGCTGCCTACAGGGTTAAGAAGGCTAATTCGCTAACTTTAACTGAAATGATAACTAAGAAACAGGAGGAATTAAAGCAGGAACGAAAAGAACGTTATCGAGTGGAGAAAAAGCAGCAGGCACTCCCGGTAATCAAAGGATATCAACATGAGATAAAACAGTTGGATAATTACCCTGAGCATATTGCTTTTCCTGAGAATGGATTGGAACGACTGGAAACCCTGAATGAAAAATTGCTGCCGCTGAAAAGTGAACTATCTGTGCTTCAGGACAACAGGAAGAAATATGAGGAAAAGCAGGACTTGATCCGTGCTGAAATGTATGAAAATCCTGTGTATAAAGCGGCAGAAGAGATTATCAGCCAAAAACAAAACTACCTGCATAATGAAAAGGAAATGGGGACGGTCCAGGAGTCAATTAAAAAACTGGATTTGCAAATTGACACAGAGCTTGATCAGTTAAATATAGGAATTGCAAAAGAAGACTTAGAAACAATCAACCTGCCATTCCATTTGGAAAAGACGTGGAATCAGCTGAAAAATGACGCGGATCAGTTAGCCTTATCAAAAGAACAACTACAACAGGAATACAGGCAAATCATAAGAAATCGTGATTACTTAAACAACCAGCAAAGAGAACTTAATGATTCCCTTCTAGAGGAAAATCATGCGGAAGAACTTACAAAACGAATAAGTGATTACAATCAGCACGTGTATATGGAGAAGGTGCGACAGGAGTCTGCCAGCCAACAGAATAAATGGAAAAAAATGAAGGAGAAAAGTGAGAAGAATGCTAAAGTCTGGCTGCTCACAGGTTCAATAGTGGCAATTCTTCTGGGTGCTTTTGCTTTTGTACAAAGTCAGCCTCTTTTGTTGAGTGTATCAATTCTGATCCTCGCTGTGGCGGTGTTTCAATCGATAAATGGCAGGAAGTCCTTTCAAACTATTGAAAATATGCTGCAAAGCGAAGAAATAGCTGATAGCCAGATTACCCCGGCAGAGAAACGGGAAGCGGAACAATTACTCGAAATAAATGATAAAAAGAAAAATGAGTTATTGGCAGTCAAGGATCGGTTACGATCAGTTGATATAGAAATGTTGCAATGGAACGAGAAAAATAGTGGATTTGAGCAAAAGGAAAAGCGTTTGGCCGAGCAAATTAATTCACAGCACGAACAATATCCATTTTTGCAGCAATTGGAAATAATGTATTGGCCTGAACTTTTTCATACGTTAAAGAATGTTACCAAACTTGATCGTGATAAAAAGCAGTTTGAAAAGCAATATAATCAGTTATTGACTTATCAAGATGCGTTTAAAGAAAAAGTTGTCAGGTTTTTCCTGGAGCGGAATTGGGAATTGCCGAATAAATCGACAGCGGAGACACTTCTGGTACTTGAAGAATTGCTTGACGATTATCAAAAAAAGACAACACTGCTTGAACAATATGAAAAATGGATCGCCGAAAATGAAGACAAGCAGCGTGAGATGAAGAAAAAAATGCAAGTTTATGAGAAGGAAATAACAGACCTGTTTTCAATTGCCGGCTCAGAAACAGAGGATGAATTTATCAAGCAGGGGAGACTGCTGGAAGAAAAACGGAGCCATGAAAGAGAACTTGCGCAATTAAATGATCAGCTCGTGAGGATTCTGCCCGAAGAAATCCGGCAAGAGGTACTTCAAAAAGAGGTGATTCCAGACGGCGAGTTGGATGTTCATCATAAACAAATTTCAGAACAACTAAAACTTCTTGAAAAAGAAATAGACGATAATCGGAAGGCGTTTGCAGATATAAACGCAGAGCTCTCGAATATGGAGTCATCTGAATCATACTCGGAAATGTTGCATCGGTACAGTATGGAACAGGAACAGCTGCGAAAATTGGCAGAGGAATGGTCGGTGTATAAGACAGCTAAAGAAATGTTAATTGAAACGAAGCGAAACTACCGTGATAAATATCTTGGGGAGGTTATTGAGAAAACAACACATTACTTTCGGACATTAACAGACAATAATTACATGCGCATTTATCCTCCACAGGGCAACAAGCCGTTTCGGGCAGAAACTGATGATGGAATACGATACAATGTAAACGAGCTGTCGCAAGGAACGGTTGACCAGTTGTATGTTTCCTTAAGGCTGGGTATCAGTGAAATAATGAGTGAAAAACACCGGTTACCATTCATTATCGATGATGCATTTGTACACTTTGATTCGGTGCGAACCGAGCGTATAATAAAACTTTTGTCTGACATATCCGGCAAACAACAAATTATCCTTTTCACATGCAAAAAGGATGTCATTGGCTATGCCAGTGATGCAAGAATCATAGACTTATCAAAAAGTTCTGTTCGCATAAATTAG
- a CDS encoding metallophosphoesterase family protein — MVQQISFIHAADLHLDSPFKGLAHLPESIFRNVKESTFEALDRLVQTAIDKNVDFVLIVGDLFDNEKQSLKAQVRLRRAFEQLQRYHINVYLSYGNHDFINGNIHPVTYPDNVFIFPEEKVSYFTYKKDGEEKAAIYGFSYENRSVTAQKATEYEPVSDRIPFHIAMLHGSLHSNTNHDTYAPFHLSDLTRKDFDYWALGHIHQREVLKEEPKVIYPGNIQGRNRKETGEKGCYHVELSETDTKATFMPLQSLQFNELRVDVTDCVELHQLEAKIQAEIEAYTKHSGAQLLDITLMSSQSTLQQWHDENMLDDVIELVNETFIHQTQWKYIYRWTVESRISDIDSELAQGEHFVSELIRHADGADVKTYVNDLFHHKQARKHMESISNGEALTVKNKAKQLLVHELLKNGGD; from the coding sequence ATGGTACAACAAATCTCGTTTATTCATGCGGCAGATCTGCATTTGGATAGTCCTTTCAAAGGGCTGGCACATTTGCCTGAGTCCATTTTTCGTAACGTAAAGGAAAGTACGTTTGAAGCATTGGATCGGCTGGTGCAAACTGCGATTGATAAAAATGTTGATTTTGTATTGATTGTCGGGGATTTATTTGATAATGAAAAACAAAGCCTGAAAGCTCAGGTTCGTTTGCGAAGGGCATTTGAACAGCTGCAGCGGTATCACATTAATGTTTATTTATCCTACGGGAATCATGACTTTATCAATGGAAATATCCATCCGGTTACTTACCCGGATAATGTATTTATTTTCCCGGAAGAAAAGGTAAGTTATTTTACATATAAAAAAGACGGGGAAGAAAAAGCAGCAATTTACGGATTCAGCTATGAAAACCGTTCAGTAACCGCACAAAAAGCAACCGAATATGAACCGGTTTCCGATAGAATTCCTTTCCACATTGCGATGCTCCATGGAAGCCTCCACAGTAATACAAATCATGATACGTATGCACCATTTCATCTATCGGATTTAACCAGGAAGGATTTCGATTACTGGGCGCTCGGCCATATTCATCAGCGGGAAGTACTGAAGGAGGAGCCAAAAGTAATCTATCCTGGTAACATTCAGGGGCGCAACCGCAAAGAGACTGGTGAGAAGGGGTGCTATCATGTTGAATTATCAGAAACAGATACAAAAGCAACATTTATGCCATTACAGTCACTTCAGTTTAATGAACTGAGAGTTGATGTAACAGATTGTGTGGAACTTCATCAGCTGGAAGCCAAAATCCAGGCTGAGATAGAGGCATATACAAAGCATTCGGGAGCCCAGTTGCTGGACATAACGCTGATGAGCAGTCAATCAACACTACAACAATGGCATGATGAAAACATGTTGGATGACGTCATTGAATTGGTTAATGAAACGTTCATTCATCAAACCCAATGGAAATATATTTACCGTTGGACTGTGGAATCCAGAATTTCTGATATTGATAGTGAGTTGGCACAGGGAGAGCACTTCGTCAGTGAATTGATACGGCATGCTGACGGAGCAGATGTTAAAACCTATGTAAACGATTTGTTTCATCATAAACAGGCGAGAAAACATATGGAGTCAATATCCAATGGAGAAGCATTGACAGTTAAAAATAAAGCAAAGCAACTTCTCGTTCATGAACTTTTAAAAAATGGAGGTGACTGA
- a CDS encoding ABC transporter permease, with protein MNKFWIIMSHTYMSRFKTKSFLISTIISLLFIYAIANFQTISETFSDDGADEIAVIDETGQLFAPLEKNVESADEDLDLTAFDGTEEDGKEAVQEEEYAALITLSLNDEQLPEATYYANNIAEAGEQSAIQQQLQQLKVAAATEQAGIDQATITEIYSPVTFNRVALDDDAKTSEELSQARGIVYVMLFLLYITVITYGTMIANDVATEKSSRVMEILISSASPVTHMFAKIIGIALLGLTQVGLIIGVGYALIVSKQDELTGGIFQYFGIQDTSASVYVYAIVFFLLGYLLYATLAAMLGSLVSRIEDVQQMIMPMIFLVMIAFFIAMFGLESPDSTLVVVTSYIPFFSPMLMFLRVGMLDIPIWEVALSMGILVATILLFAAIGARVYRGGVLMYGRSTSLKDFKKAIELSGKDK; from the coding sequence ATGAATAAATTCTGGATTATCATGTCACATACGTATATGTCGAGATTTAAAACAAAATCATTTTTAATCAGCACCATTATTTCATTATTATTTATTTATGCCATTGCAAACTTTCAGACCATTTCAGAAACGTTCTCTGATGATGGGGCTGATGAAATTGCGGTTATTGATGAGACAGGTCAATTATTCGCACCTCTGGAAAAAAACGTTGAAAGCGCTGATGAGGATCTGGACCTGACAGCTTTTGACGGAACGGAAGAAGATGGTAAAGAAGCAGTACAGGAAGAGGAGTATGCTGCACTTATTACGTTGTCATTAAATGATGAGCAATTACCGGAAGCTACGTATTATGCCAATAACATTGCTGAAGCTGGTGAACAGTCGGCTATTCAACAGCAATTGCAGCAATTAAAGGTAGCTGCCGCAACAGAGCAGGCTGGTATTGACCAGGCAACAATTACGGAAATCTATTCTCCCGTAACATTTAACAGGGTTGCTTTAGACGATGATGCCAAAACAAGTGAAGAGCTTAGTCAGGCACGGGGTATTGTTTATGTCATGCTGTTTTTGCTTTATATTACCGTTATCACATACGGAACGATGATTGCAAATGATGTAGCAACGGAAAAGTCGTCGCGTGTTATGGAAATCTTAATTTCAAGTGCATCACCTGTGACCCATATGTTTGCAAAAATTATCGGGATTGCCTTATTGGGATTAACACAGGTTGGACTAATTATTGGCGTTGGATATGCACTGATTGTTTCCAAGCAGGATGAATTAACTGGTGGAATATTTCAGTACTTTGGCATTCAGGATACATCAGCCTCGGTATATGTTTATGCAATCGTATTCTTTTTGCTCGGTTACTTATTGTATGCAACATTGGCAGCCATGCTTGGTTCACTTGTCAGCAGAATTGAGGATGTTCAGCAGATGATTATGCCAATGATTTTCCTTGTTATGATTGCATTTTTCATTGCTATGTTCGGACTTGAATCACCGGACTCAACACTTGTAGTAGTAACTTCGTATATACCGTTTTTCTCACCAATGCTAATGTTCCTTCGTGTCGGCATGCTTGATATACCGATATGGGAAGTAGCTTTATCGATGGGGATCCTGGTAGCAACAATATTGTTGTTTGCTGCAATTGGTGCACGGGTCTACAGAGGCGGCGTCTTAATGTATGGCCGCTCAACCTCATTGAAGGACTTTAAAAAGGCAATTGAATTATCCGGGAAGGACAAATAA
- a CDS encoding ABC transporter ATP-binding protein — protein sequence MTLKLKGVTKRFGENTAVDHLSIEIPEKEMFGFLGGNGAGKTTTFRMILGLLDITEGNISWNGESISYEKSHLIGYLPEERGLYPKLKVRDQLVYLGKLRGMSKSDVITELEGWLKRFKVPEYMDKKVEELSKGNQQKIQFISAVIHKPKLLILDEPFSGLDPINVEMLKEAVIDLKEKGTSIVFSSHRMEHVEELCEHLCILHKGKPVVQGELREIKKSFGKKNLIVHADFPVEYLKDYPGVLRYKPVTEGCELQIEREDIAGKIFDALHGKGFVRKFELEEPSLNDIFIEKVGASYE from the coding sequence ATGACACTAAAATTAAAGGGCGTAACGAAACGGTTTGGAGAAAACACAGCAGTTGACCACCTTTCCATTGAAATACCAGAAAAAGAAATGTTCGGATTCTTAGGAGGCAACGGTGCAGGTAAAACAACTACATTCCGTATGATCCTTGGTTTGCTGGACATTACAGAAGGAAATATTTCATGGAATGGTGAATCAATCAGTTATGAAAAAAGTCATTTAATTGGTTACTTGCCTGAAGAACGCGGTCTATATCCGAAATTAAAGGTTCGTGATCAATTAGTTTATCTCGGAAAACTGCGCGGGATGAGCAAAAGTGACGTAATAACAGAACTGGAGGGTTGGCTGAAGCGGTTTAAGGTACCAGAGTATATGGATAAAAAAGTAGAAGAGCTGTCAAAAGGAAACCAGCAAAAAATCCAATTTATTTCTGCGGTGATCCATAAGCCGAAACTGCTGATTCTGGATGAACCATTTTCCGGTTTGGACCCAATTAATGTTGAAATGTTAAAGGAAGCAGTTATTGATTTGAAAGAGAAGGGGACATCCATCGTCTTTTCTTCACATCGAATGGAGCATGTGGAAGAATTATGCGAGCATTTATGTATTTTACATAAAGGTAAACCAGTTGTACAAGGCGAACTGCGGGAAATTAAAAAGTCGTTCGGCAAAAAGAATTTAATTGTCCATGCAGATTTTCCAGTCGAGTATTTGAAGGATTACCCAGGAGTACTACGGTATAAACCTGTAACAGAAGGCTGTGAGCTGCAAATTGAAAGAGAAGATATTGCAGGGAAAATTTTCGACGCACTTCACGGAAAAGGATTTGTGCGCAAATTTGAACTTGAGGAGCCATCGTTAAACGATATTTTCATCGAGAAAGTAGGTGCTTCCTATGAATAA
- a CDS encoding YhzD family protein yields the protein MRTYFLTVFDKSGEKLLDESFEAVNNDEAKKIGEARLEEEGYSEHTHRCVSPEAKLVLFHR from the coding sequence GTGAGAACTTATTTTTTAACTGTCTTTGACAAATCAGGGGAGAAGTTACTTGATGAATCCTTTGAAGCTGTCAATAATGATGAAGCAAAGAAAATCGGCGAAGCAAGACTTGAAGAAGAAGGTTACAGCGAGCATACTCACCGTTGCGTATCTCCCGAGGCAAAACTGGTACTGTTTCACAGATAA
- a CDS encoding enoyl-CoA hydratase — MNTVLHKSEHNISHITLNRPDRYNAMNKEMLLELLNVLDEVEKNDDKVVILSGSGKAFSAGGDIGMMTEFSDKAYYEEVMKTIESVVLKLYMMPKIVISAIHGSAVGLGLSLALTADYVLAEADSKLGLLFIGIGLAPDGGGHFWLRERIGTQKAKQFAWGMQQVIGPEAKAMGLVDIVANNEVAEQAKKLAEKTLSSPVTAMLKTKMMYHNKNIDELKYYLENERKAQWDLRNTEDHQEGVDAFLNKRKPQFMGK, encoded by the coding sequence ATGAATACTGTTTTACATAAGAGTGAGCATAATATTAGCCATATTACTTTGAATCGGCCGGATCGATATAATGCGATGAATAAAGAGATGCTGCTCGAATTGCTTAATGTGCTGGATGAAGTTGAAAAAAATGATGATAAGGTTGTTATTTTAAGCGGTAGCGGTAAAGCGTTCAGTGCAGGCGGAGACATTGGCATGATGACCGAGTTTTCCGATAAGGCTTATTATGAAGAAGTAATGAAAACAATTGAATCTGTAGTATTAAAATTATACATGATGCCTAAGATTGTTATTTCTGCAATCCATGGTTCTGCGGTTGGTCTTGGGCTGAGCCTGGCATTAACAGCAGACTATGTACTGGCCGAAGCGGATTCGAAACTGGGATTATTGTTTATCGGGATTGGGTTGGCACCCGATGGCGGCGGACACTTCTGGCTGCGCGAACGTATTGGAACACAGAAAGCAAAACAATTTGCATGGGGGATGCAGCAGGTAATAGGTCCGGAGGCTAAAGCAATGGGGCTGGTTGACATCGTTGCAAATAATGAAGTTGCTGAACAGGCGAAAAAATTAGCCGAAAAAACACTGTCTTCACCTGTGACAGCAATGTTAAAAACGAAAATGATGTACCATAATAAAAATATTGATGAATTAAAATACTATCTGGAAAACGAACGAAAAGCTCAGTGGGACCTTCGCAATACAGAGGATCATCAGGAAGGTGTCGATGCATTCCTGAATAAACGCAAACCTCAATTTATGGGAAAATAA
- a CDS encoding YlbF family regulator, whose protein sequence is MPNIYDSAYDLEKAIRESDEFKGLKEAYDAVMADESAKQMFDNFRNTQMELQEKQMQGQEISEEEVEQARKVVELVQQHEDISKLMEQEQRLNQVINDVSRIITKPLEELYGTPEESNE, encoded by the coding sequence GTGCCTAATATTTATGATAGTGCGTATGATTTGGAAAAAGCAATTCGTGAAAGTGATGAATTCAAAGGTTTGAAAGAGGCCTACGATGCAGTAATGGCTGATGAATCTGCTAAGCAAATGTTTGATAATTTCAGAAATACACAAATGGAATTGCAGGAAAAACAAATGCAAGGTCAGGAAATCTCAGAAGAAGAAGTTGAACAAGCACGTAAAGTAGTTGAATTGGTTCAACAGCATGAAGATATTTCAAAATTAATGGAACAGGAGCAGCGTCTGAATCAGGTGATCAACGATGTCAGCCGGATTATTACCAAACCATTGGAAGAGCTGTATGGCACTCCTGAAGAATCAAACGAATAA
- a CDS encoding PucR family transcriptional regulator, whose product MMEQLRKIFSSLIVYNDTPATDTDKYQWFTTSENQVIGIDKNELSDKDVRLLSTFLQPHNIAIPVMTPEEQQWNTYISTENPDETDPVTYRFIYFSFQKYQIEPVAFKEAINTFFDKQIPVLWVNDHEGFIVEANYDENISYEQIIDVLMSDLSVKIYFFVGPYLYKLSDAKGYYQMLINGAKIAAGYSEKSVITYIDAVPFLFMDQTEQNIRTEIIDTILGKFADDDDMLKTIETFIACNLNISVTAKELYMHRNSLQYRLDKFTEVTGIDIKQFHQAMTVYLALLARN is encoded by the coding sequence ATGATGGAACAGTTACGCAAAATTTTTTCTTCATTAATTGTTTATAATGATACTCCAGCAACTGATACCGATAAATACCAGTGGTTTACTACCAGCGAAAACCAGGTTATTGGAATTGACAAAAATGAACTGTCTGATAAGGACGTCAGATTGTTAAGCACCTTTCTGCAGCCTCACAACATTGCTATCCCTGTGATGACACCGGAAGAACAACAGTGGAATACATATATCAGCACCGAAAATCCTGATGAAACCGATCCTGTAACATACCGGTTTATCTATTTTTCATTTCAAAAATATCAAATTGAACCCGTTGCGTTTAAGGAAGCTATTAACACTTTTTTTGACAAACAAATCCCTGTTCTATGGGTGAATGACCACGAAGGATTCATTGTTGAAGCAAATTACGATGAAAACATTTCATACGAGCAAATTATTGACGTACTGATGAGTGATTTAAGTGTAAAGATATACTTTTTTGTTGGTCCCTATTTGTATAAGCTTTCTGACGCCAAAGGATATTATCAGATGTTAATAAATGGGGCCAAAATCGCAGCAGGTTACTCTGAAAAATCAGTGATTACGTATATCGATGCAGTACCATTTCTGTTCATGGATCAAACCGAACAGAACATCCGTACTGAAATCATTGATACAATACTCGGTAAGTTTGCTGACGACGATGATATGCTTAAAACAATCGAAACATTTATTGCATGTAATTTAAATATATCGGTGACTGCCAAAGAATTATATATGCATCGAAACAGCCTGCAATATCGTCTCGACAAATTTACCGAAGTAACCGGTATCGATATAAAACAATTCCACCAGGCTATGACCGTGTATCTGGCATTACTGGCAAGAAATTAG
- a CDS encoding TIGR04104 family putative zinc finger protein has translation MPTCENCNNKWGWKQTIKKTTTLDPAMTCPYCGEKQYQTQKSKTKCALLTPVILSPLLANFFFEPGIHVPILMFVFFLLAMSLLPFLVEISSKEKYINFFEK, from the coding sequence ATGCCGACTTGCGAGAATTGCAATAACAAATGGGGTTGGAAACAGACTATCAAAAAAACTACTACATTAGACCCTGCAATGACTTGCCCTTACTGCGGAGAAAAGCAATACCAAACCCAAAAGTCAAAAACAAAATGCGCTTTATTAACTCCTGTTATACTATCACCTTTGCTAGCTAACTTTTTCTTTGAACCAGGAATCCACGTTCCAATTTTAATGTTTGTTTTCTTCCTTTTAGCTATGTCACTTTTACCGTTTTTAGTTGAGATAAGTAGCAAGGAGAAATATATTAACTTTTTTGAGAAATGA